In the Geobacter sp. FeAm09 genome, one interval contains:
- the aqpZ gene encoding aquaporin Z, with amino-acid sequence MSKRLGAEFIGTFWLVLGGCGSAVLAAAFPNVGIGLHGVALAFGLTVLTMAYALGHISGCHLNPAVSIGLCAGGRFPARELGPYIIAQVAGGVAGAAVLFMIASGKPGFDAAAGFAANGYGEHSPGGYSLAAGFITEVVMTMMFLFIIMGATDKRAPQGFAPIAIGLGLTLIHLISIPVTNTSVNPARSTGVAVFAGDWAIAQLWLFWVAPLIGAIAGGVMYRFLGSADK; translated from the coding sequence ATGTCAAAGCGGCTTGGGGCAGAGTTTATCGGAACCTTCTGGCTGGTTTTGGGAGGCTGCGGCAGCGCGGTTCTGGCGGCGGCATTCCCCAACGTGGGAATCGGATTGCATGGCGTAGCGTTGGCTTTTGGCCTGACGGTGCTCACCATGGCCTATGCGCTCGGCCATATTTCAGGCTGCCACCTCAACCCGGCGGTGTCCATCGGTCTCTGCGCCGGTGGCCGCTTCCCGGCGCGGGAGTTGGGACCGTATATCATAGCCCAGGTAGCGGGCGGGGTGGCAGGCGCGGCCGTGCTTTTCATGATTGCCAGCGGGAAGCCCGGTTTTGATGCGGCTGCCGGATTCGCGGCAAACGGCTATGGCGAGCACTCTCCTGGCGGCTATTCACTCGCCGCGGGATTCATTACGGAAGTCGTCATGACCATGATGTTTCTCTTCATCATCATGGGGGCAACCGACAAGCGGGCACCGCAAGGGTTTGCGCCGATCGCCATTGGCCTGGGGCTTACCTTGATTCATCTCATCAGCATTCCGGTAACCAATACATCGGTGAATCCGGCCCGCAGCACAGGAGTTGCCGTTTTTGCCGGCGACTGGGCCATTGCGCAACTGTGGCTCTTCTGGGTAGCCCCGCTTATCGGGGCAATTGCCGGTGGCGTCATGTACCGTTTCTTAGGTTCGGCTGATAAGTAG